One Mus musculus strain C57BL/6J chromosome X, GRCm38.p6 C57BL/6J DNA window includes the following coding sequences:
- the Magea10 gene encoding melanoma-associated antigen 10 isoform X1 — protein MPRPRKRRRCMVEGQPEAQSVAVTMEEDSSSSSSTYSSSFPSSFSSTSSSYALTSGNSEEGCAASRASSPHSPPGAGSSCTAMISSPRSQVSADSEGEDSPGSSQALPCGTSLSTGEIDVKVDELVKYLLLKYLMQEPVSKAEILSNIIRNYQDHFAVIFREALECMQLVFGLELKEIDPASHTYILTIALELTYDGMMTDVQGIPKTGLLIMVLSIIFMEGNCVSEDMVWSILNNIGLYAGNEHFIYGEPRKLITDNFVQEGYLEYRHVPGSNPPFYEFLWGPRAYAETTKMKILTFLTSINGSDPRSFPVWYAEALRDEEQQE, from the coding sequence ATGCCTAGACCCCGGAAGCGTAGGAGATGTATGGTTGAGGGACAGCCTGAGGCCCAAAGTGTTGCAGTTACAATGGAAGAAgattcctcctcatcctcttctacTTATTCCTcgtctttcccttcttccttctcttctacctcttcttcctATGCTCTAACATCAGGCAACTCAGAGGAGGGCTGTGCTGCTTCTAGAGCATCAAGTCCTCATAGTCCTCCAGGAGCTGGCTCCTCCTGCACTGCTATGATTTCCTCTCCACGTAGCCAGGTCAGTGCAGACTCTGAAGGTGAGGACAGTCCAGGCTCCTCACAGGCCCTGCCATGTGGTACTTCATTGTCTACAGGTGAGATAGATGTCAAAGTAGACGAGTTGGTAAAATATCTGCTCCTTAAGTATCTTATGCAGGAGCCAGTCAGCAAGGCAGAAATCCTGAGTAATATCATTAGAAATTATCAGGACCACTTTGCTGTTATATTTCGAGAAGCCTTAGAGTGCATGCAATTAGTCTTTGGCCTTGAATTAAAGGAAATAGATCCTGCTAGCCACACCTATATCCTTACCATAGCCCTAGAGCTCACTTATGATGGGATGATGACTGATGTTCAGGGCATACCAAAGACAGGCCTTCTGATCATGGTACTGAGCATAATATTCATGGAAGGCAACTGTGTCAGTGAGGACATGGTATGGAGTATATTGAATAACATAGGCTTGTATGCTGGGAATGAACACTTTATATATGGAGAACCCAGAAAGCTCATCACTGATAATTTTGTACAAGAAGGGTACCTGGAATACAGGCATGTGCCTGGCAGCAACCCTCCTTTCTATGAGTTCCTCTGGGGCCCAAGAGCCTATGCTGAAACCACCAAGATGAAAATCTTGACCTTTTTGACCAGCATCAATGGGAGTGATCCTAGATCATTTCCAGTGTGGTATGCAGAGGCTTTGAGAGACGAGGAACAGCAGGAATAG